The nucleotide window CGGTCGCCGGTTGGCGGGTAGACCGGCAGCGTCGGCGCGGTCAGATTGCGTACCGCACCGATGTTCGTGAAGCCGCCACGCATACGTGTGATGCCCGCTTCGCGCAGGCCTTTGCGCGGGAGCATGCCGTTGGTGCCGGTGACCGACAGCGACAGCGTCTCCTTCGGCAGCGTCGTTTGATGCTCCCAGGCATGGCCGCCCAGCACGACCCAGGTATCGAACCGCCCCGACGGGCCACGCCGCATGCGGGTGTGGAAATACCGTTCGGGCATCTCGTGGCGCAGCATGCCGCCGCGATGGCGGAAGGCCGCGAACGGTGCGTACTCGAAGCGGCGCCCTGATCCGGCCTCGAAGCCTTGCACGGTATCGACCGAATACACATCCACATGACTGCCGTATTGTTCGATCGCGTGGACACGGTACTCGGTTTCGAACTGGGTCGCGATGACCGGGTCCGCTTCAAGCTGGAACAGGTTGATGATCGGCGTGCAGAAGAGGCGCACATTGTCGGCGGAGAAACGCATGTCGTCCGGATAAGACTTCTCCAGTACGACCTCCACGTCGAAATACGGCGCGTCCTGGGGGATCGCGTGCATGTCCAGACCGAGCAGGTCCACGAACATGAATTTCTCCGGGAACGTGAAGTATTCGAGCAACAACTGGTATCTGTACAAGGCCGTGACGAGCGGCCAGACCCTCAAGTCGATCGAAATCAAGTGGTACAAGATCGATGACGCGGGCAAGGAAAAAGAGTACTTCAACACGAAGCTCGACAACGTCAAGGTCGTGTCCGTCAATCCGAAGATGCTCGACATCAAGAACCCGGCGTTCGAGAAACACAACCATCTGGAAGACGTCCAGTTGCGCTACGAGAAGATCACGTGGTCGTACAAGGACGGCAACATCATCCACACCGACACCTGGAACGAACGCTCGTAACACCGTGTGGCCCCGCGGCTGGCGTTCGCGCATCTTCTGATCCTTCATAGGCGTCGGACCTCAGCCGTTTTTAGCCGGTCCGCCAGGTGCGGGCTGGTTTTTTTCTATCGTATTTCCTAGCCGCTCGTTGCCATGACTCATCGCGATCTCTCTGCGCTTCTGCGCCGTCTCAACGATCATTGCGCCCGCGCGCTCGCCGATGCAGCGGGTCTGTGCGAGACACGCGCCCATCGCGATATCGAAGTCGAACATTGGCTGATCAAGCTGCTCGAACTGGGCGAAGGCGATCTTGTCGCGATCGTGCGCAGCTATGAACTCGACGTGGACGGTATCTGGGACGGACTGCTCAGCGCAATCGAACGGCTGCCGCATGAACTGCGCGGCAAACCGGGCCTGTCCAACCGGCTCTGCAAGCTGCTGGAGGCCGCTTGGATGCGCGCCTCGCTCGAAGCGGACGCACCGTCGATCCGTTCCGCGCATCTGCTGGCCGCGCTCGCCGATGCGCCGCATCTGCTGCGCGCGCCGGACGCATGGGCGCTGCTCTCGCTCTCGTCGACGCAGATCGAACGTCTCAAGCCCGAACTCGACTGGACGTCCATCGAGGCGCCCATTGCCGATACCGGCGTCCAGAAGTTCGCTAGCCGCAGCTCCGCAAAAAACGCAGAAACAAATACGCCCGGCCGCCAACGCGCGGCCCAACGTGCGCAACCGGTCGCCGACGCGCTCGGCCGTTTCACCATCGACATCACGCAAAAAGCTCGCGAAGGCCGCATCGATCCGGTCTTCGGCCGCGATGTCGAGATCCGGCAGATGGTCGATATCCTCACGCGCCGGCGCAAGAACAATCCGCTTCTCGTCGGCGAACCCGGCGTCGGCAAAACCGCGTTGGTCGAAGGTCTGGCGCTGAAGATCGCGCAGGGCGATGTGCCCGCGGTCATTCGCGACGTCAGCGTCCTCACGCTCGATCTCGGATTGCTGCAGGCAGGCGCCGGCGTCAAGGGCGAGTTCGAGCAACGTCTGAAGAACGTCATCGAAGCCGTCCAGCAGTCCCGGACACCCATTCTGCTTTTCATCGACGAAGCCCACACCCTGATCGGGGCGGGCAACACCGCAGGCGGCGCCGACGCGGCGAATCTGTTGAAGCCCGCGTTGGCGCGCGGTGAGTTGCGCACGATCGCCGCCACGACCTGGTCCGAATACAAACAGTACTTCGAGCGCGACGCGGCGCTCGAGCGGCGGTTTCAGATGGTCAAGGTCGACGAACCCGACGACGCCAACGCGAGCCTGATGCTGCGCGGCCTGAAGGAGCGCTACGCGCAACACCACGGCGTGCACATCACCGACGCCGCGGTCGGCGCGGCGGTACGTCTGTCGCGCCGCTATCTCACAGGGCGCCAGTTGCCGGACAAGGCCGTCGATCTGCTCGACACCGCCGCCGCCCGCGTGCGCATGAGCACGGACGCAACGCCGGTCGCGATTTCCGCGTGTCTTGCACAACGGGCCGCGCTCGAAGTCGAACGCGCGGCGCTGCTCGAGGATCAGGGCGCGACTTCGGCCGATGTGGGCGAGCGGATCGGCGCGATCGAACTGCGCCTCGTTGAGATCGCGAGCGAGCTTCATGCGCTCGAACAGGCTTATGCGGAACAGAAGGAAATCGTCGCTGCCCTCGTTGCGCTGCGTGAGCAGTGGCGAACGGCGACCGACGAGTCAGTGCGGCGCGATCTTCAACACGAGATCAAGGCCGCGCACGACAAACTCGCGGCACACGGCGCGGATGCGCTGATCCAGGCGGAAGTCGACGAAGCCGCGATTGCGCGTGTCATCGCGGACTGGACCGGCGTGCCGGTGGGCAGCCTGCTCGAAGATGAACTGTCCGCCCTGCTCGACCTGGAAACGCGGCTCGGGAGCGTGGTCGTGGGCCAGGACGATGCGCTCGAGGCCATCGCCAAAAACCTGCGCGCAGCCAAAGCCGGCCTGAAATCCGACGAGGCGCCGCTGGGCGTATTCCTGCTCACCGGTCCTTCGGGTGTCGGCAAGACCGAGACGGCTCGCGCACTGGCCGATCTGATGTTCGGCGGTGAACGTGCGCTCGTCACGATCAATCTGTCAGAGTACCAGGAGGCCCACACCGTCTCGCAACTCAAGGGGTCGCCACCAGGTTATGTGGGCTATGGCCAGGGTGGCGTGCTGACCGAAGCGGTACGTCAACGTCCGTACAGCGTGATCCTGCTCGACGAAGTCGAAAAGGCGCATCGCGACGTGCTGAATCTGTTCTACCAGGTGTTCGACCGCGGCTTCATGCGCGACGGCGAGGGGCGCGTGATCGACTTCCGCAACACCGTGATCGTGATGACGTCCAATCTCGGCAGCGAGCAGATCATGGCCGCCACGGAAGCCGACGACGAAGTGACAACCGCCATGCTGATGGAAGCGATTCGACCGCTGCTCGTCGAGCATTTCCAGCCGGCGTTGCTCGCGCGCTTCCAGACCGTGGTGTACCGGCCGCTCTCGGCCGACACCTTGGCAAGAATCGTGCGACTGAAACTCGACAAAGTTGCGCAGAGGATCGAGCGCCGCTTCAGCGTGCCGCTCGTCTGCAGCGACGCACTGGTCGCCGAACTTGTGAGCGCATGCCTGCTGCCCGACTCCGGCGCGCGCAACATAGACAGCCTGCTCGATCAGCAGATCCTGCCGGTGTTGTCGCGTGAACTGCTCGAACGAATCAGCAGACAGGCGTTGCCGCAAGGTATCCGTCTCGCGTATTCGGATGAACACGGTATCGTTGTCGACTTCGCCGATGCCGCCGAGGTGACGACATGACACGCGGCGGGCCCGGGCTATTCGAAGCCATCACGGGGCATTTTTCGAACGGTGCGCCGGTCGATAACTTCGACGCGGAAACGCAAACGTTCCTGTCGGTACAGGACAATATTCAACGCATCCTGAACAGCCGCCGCAATGGGCTTGCCCATCTGCCCGACTATGGACTGGACGACCTGTCGGAGATTTACCGCCATCTCCCTTCGTCGGCACACAGGCTTCGCCATGCGATCGAGTTGACCGTGTTGAAATACGAACCACGCGTCAAGTCGATCGATACCCTGATCAGGGAAACGGAACCTGGCATGCTGCTGAGCTTCACGATGTGTTGTGATCTGCATCAGGAGGGGCTGGTGCGCTTCGGCACGCATTTCACGCCCGACGGGCAGACACGCCTCGATTTGCTGAAATCGGATCTGGACCGCGACTGAGGCCGCCCGCCCGCTGTACCGCCCCATTCCTCGGTACAGTTTGGACGATTTGCACCGATCCGTACCTTACTGTCCATGGCCGGATAGTGGATGCTATGAGTCCCTCTTCCCTGCGCGCGGACCCTCCCGATGGACAAAACGACAAATGGCTGGCTGAGCGGCTTGATAGGCGTGCTGATTTTCAGCGGCTCGCTGCCGGCCACGCGCGTCGCCGTGCAAGGCCTCGACCCGTTATTCCTTACGGTCGCGCGCGCGACGATCGCCGGCACGCTCGGTCTGCTGCTCCTCCTCGTATTTCGCCAGGCGCGGCCGTCCCGCCGCGAAGTGATTCCGCTGGTAATCGTCGCGCTCGGCGTGGTGGTCGGCTTTCCGCTGCTGACGGCGCTCGCGCTGCGCCACGTGAGCGCGGCGCATGCCGTCGTGTTCGTCGGCCTCCTGCCGCTCGCCACGGCGATCTTCGGCGTGCTGCGCGGCGGCGAGCGGCCGCAACCGGCGTTCTGGCTGTTCTCGGCGCTGGGCAGCGGCGCGGTCGTGGCGTTTGCCTTGCGTCACGGGCTCGATGCATCGCCCGTCGGCGACGCGTTGATGCTGGCCGCCATCGTCGCATGCGGACTGGGCTATGCCGAAGGCGCGCGCCTGTCGCGCCACCTCGGCGGCTGGCAGGTGATTTCATGGGCGCTCGTGCTGTCGCTGCCGCTCATGCTTCCGCTCACCGTGTGGACGCGGCCCGCGTCGTTCGACGGTGTCAGTCACGCGTCGCTGTGGGGGCTCGCCTACGTGTCGCTCTTCAGCATGCTGATCGGCTTCGTGTTCTGGTATCGCGGCCTCGCGCTCGGCGGCATTGCCGGCGTCGGGCAGTTGCAATTGCTGCAGCCGTTTTTTGGCCTGCTGCTCGCGGGGTTGCTGCTGCACGAACAGGTGCCGCCGGCGATGATTCTGGTCACCGTCGTCGTAGTGGGCTGCGTGGCGGGCGCGCGGCGGTTCTCGCGAGCGGCGCCGGCGCGGCCGGCTGTCTGATGCGCGTCGCGCCTGCGGCTGGCATGCGTCTCCTCGATTTTCGGGCGCGCGCAGTGGGCGGCCGGTTGAATATGTCATCATTCCAACGATCGACTAACCACCGCCCAACGCCGCGACACGATGCCGACCGCTTTTGCTCAAACCGTCGAAGCCCGCTTTGCCGAACTCACGCCCACCTCCAAGCGCGTCGCCAGCTATATGCTGGCGAACCTTGACCGGCTGGGTCTCGAAACCGCCGATCAGATCGCCCAGCAAGCCGGCACGAGCGGCATTTCGGTCGGCCGGTTCCTGCGCAGCATCGGCTATCAGAATCTCGACGACCTGAAACGCGAACTGCGCGGCGCGCAGGAGCGTCCGTGGCTGATCACGGACCGGCTCGACGCGTTCCGCCGCGCCGCCGGTCAACACGACGAAACCGTGCCGGACGCCAGTTCGGCCAGCACGCCCAACCCCGCGCTCGCCCATTCGCTCGAACTCGAAATCGGCGCGATCCAGCATGTCTACCAGCTCGCGCAATCGCCGGTGTTCGCGCGAGTGGCCGAACGCATCTCCAACGCCGATGCCGTCTACATTCTCGGCATTCAGTCCACGCGCGGCATCAGCAATGCGTTCTACAGTTACCTCGAATACATTCGTCCGCGCGTGTTCTATTCCGACGGCATGTCGGGCTCGTACGTCGATTCGCTGAACTCAGGGTCCGACTCGCCGTATCTGATCGTCACCGACACCCGCGCGTATTCGAAGGTCGCGCGTCGCTATTGCGAAGCGGCCACGCGACGCGGCCTGCCCTTCGCGCTCATCACCGACATCTATTGTCCGTGGGCGCGCGAATTCGACGGCGATCTGTTGCAGGTCAAGACCGACGTCGGCCAGTTCTGGGACTCGCTCGCGCCGCTCACTTGTCTCTTCAATCTGCTGATTTCGGCGATCGTCGAAAGACTCGGGCCGCGTATCGACGAACGCGTGGCGCGCAACCGCGAACTGCAAAGCGAATTCGATCAATTCGACGACCTCTGATGCACTCCGCTTCCTTCGCCTCATGACCGACCATCGACTCGTTGAAATCACGCACGCCACGCATGGCGTCGATATCGACCTCGTCTACGCCACCGCCCGCAACTTCACCGGCAAACCGATCTACAAGGCCGCACATTGTCTTCTGCTCGAACCGGCAGAGGCGGCGCTGCGCCGCGCGGCCGAACTGGCACGCCAGATCGGCACGACGTTGCGCATTTTCGATGCGTACCGGCCGCCGCAAGCGCAGCAGGTGCTGTGGGACTTTCTGCCCGACCCGACTTACGTGGCGGACCTGACACGCGGCTCCAACCATAGTCGCGGGACCGCGCTCGACGTGACACTGCTCGACGCCCACGGCGAGGAACTCGACATGGGCACCGGCTTCGACGCGATGACGATCGAATCGGAGCACTTTCACCCCGGCTTGCCGATAGACGTGCAGCGCAATCGCATGCTGTTGCTGGGCGTGATGCACGGCGCGGGCTTCACGCACATCAGGAACGAATGGTGGCACTACGAGTTGCCGGGCTCGCGCGCGTTGCCGCTGATCGACAACAGCGCAAGCGGGCCGCTGCGTCTGATGTGATCGATCGACTGCCACGAAAACGGGTATCCTCACTGGCTCGTTCAGAAGGAGGACCCATGAAGTTTTCAATTTGCCTGGCGGTTGCCGCCCTGACGCTCTCTGTCGGCGCGTACGCCCAGACTTCGCAAACCTTCCGTTTCGGCGAAGGGCAAAGCACGCTGCCGTCCGGTCATGCGCATCCCGCGCCTGGCGCGCAGGCTCAACAGGCACCGGCCCCGCAGCATTCCGCCGAACAGCATGCGCCGATGTCCCAAGCCAGGCCGGAACATAACGCGAAGCATCGCCGGCATCATCGTGGGCATGTGACGCAGCCGGATACGTACTCGCATAGCTGAGCGGAGCAACGGCGACCGTGGACGCGCGTCGTCGTTGCCAGAGATTGCTGACGTGTGCTGCTCCGCGCGCATGCGCCAAAGCGCAAATTCCGGCCATACCCCGTGGCGATTTTTGACGCGCTTCAAATTCGCACGCGCGGCGGGCATAGTAAAACGTATTCCCCGATCTATCGCCACGACAGGAACACGTATGAGCACCACCCACCCCGCGCCCGCCGCTTCCGGATCGGCGAACGCGGCCACCCCGCTGATCCGCGACGCCACCGAAGCCGATCTTCCCGCGATTCAGTCGATCTACGCACACCACGTGCTGACCGGCGTCGCCTCATTCGAAGAAACCCCGCCCTCCGTCGACGATCTGCGCACGCGGCTCGCGTCGGTACGCAGCCACGGGCTGCCGTACATGGTGGCGGAGATCGACGGCGAAGTCGCCGGCTATTGTTACGCCACGCCTTACCGGCCGCGCGCCGCGTATCGCAACACCATCGAAGATTCGATCTATGTGAACGACGCCTATCGCGGCCGGGGTCTGGGACGCGTGCTGCTCCAGGCGCTCATCGAGCGCTGCGAAACTGGACCGTGGCGTCAGATGGTCGCCGTGATCGCGGACGGCGGCAGCGGCGGCTCGCTGTCGCTGCATACACAGCTGGGTTTCGAATTGACGGGCACGTTGAAGGCGGTAGGCTTCAAACACGGTCGCTGGCTCGATACGACCTTGATGCAGCGCCCGCTCGGCAAGGGTGACTCGAGCGTGCCGGACGACGTGGCGCCATAGCGCGGCTGAAGCGTCGCGTCCGCGAACTCGAATTGAGGCCGGTTGCGCAGCATTGCGATGCAGGCCGCCGGCGCCACCATGGCGAAGGCGACGGTCAGCGCTCGCGCGGCAGGCGTGTGAAGAGCGTCGGATAGTCGATCACGAGACCGTCGTCATCGACCTTCATATCCGCCGTGAAGTTGCGGAAGATACCTTCGTAGCGATACTCGCGATGCAACGCGATGCACGAGTACGCCTGCTCGACGCGCGTGACCTGCAAATCCGGCGTCGAAATATAGGCCACCGAAATCGGCTGGCGCTCGCCTTCGGCCAGTTGCAAGCGGCGGATCGGCAGCGTGTTGGTGAACGGCGTAGCGGCGATATCGATGTCGATGCAGCCTTCAATCGCGCTCAGCGCGAGGCCGTGTCCATCGTGCCAATGGCCCGCGCCATCGCCATGCAATTCCAGTTCGCCGCCGCCGACGATCTTCAGCCACGCATAGCGCGTATGCCATTGCGCGTCGCAGCGCACCCTGTAGTGCAGCCCATACGGCTTGCCGTCGCGTTGCCCGACCACGGCGCTTTCCACCGCGAAGCCGTCCTCGTGCGCGTCGAACGCCAGATGTTCGATGCCGTCGCCCTCTTCCGATGCCCACCGTAATTCACGCATCTGCCTGTCTCCTCGTGAAGCGGCGCAGCCAGGTTCTGCCTGGCTCCGTCGGGCTCATATCGTAGCGCGAAAGCTTTCGTTCCACCGATGTGTCGAGCACCACGGGCATCGCGGATATGTGTCGCAAATAGCCACTATCAACGCGCGGCAATGCCCGGCGCGGCGTAGCTGGCCTATGCTCGCGGTTCGCAGTCATCCAGCTCGCGCACGCCCGACGCGCGCGCCGCGGATTTGCGCATCATCGAAATCACGCCGCCTTCATATCATGCACGCTGCCGCGACCGAAGCTCAATCCGCCGCCTTGCGCACGCTGTTGCGCAGCCTCGGCCAGATCGTGCTGCAAGCGAACGCCTTCACCGGCGCGTGCCTGCTTGCCGCCTGGCTGCTTTACGACCCGCGCCTCGCCTGCGCGGCGCTGATGGGTGCGGTCGCGGCCAACGTCAGCGCGGTATTGGCCGGGTATCGCGAGGATGATACGCGCGCCGGACTGCACGGTTTCAATGGCGCGCTGGCGGGGCTCGCGGCCTTCAGCTTCATCGCCGACAATGCGACAGCCGGTGCGGTGGCTATTCTTGCCGCCACGTGCACGGCGTGGTTTGTGGAGCCGTGGTCGCGCTGGCTGCTTGCGCGTGGGCTCGGCTTTTTTTCGAGCCCGTGCCTGATCGTCACCTGGCTTTGGCTGCCGATCGTGACGGTCAACGCGCCGTCGGTAAACGTGGCCCCGGCCCACACGTTGAGCGCGACGCAATTGGGCAGCGGCTTGTTGGCCAGTTTCGCGCAAACCGGCTTTGCGTCGGACGCGTTGCCCGGTTTGCTGGTGTTGATCGGGATTGCGGCGGCGTCGCGCAGGCATGCGTGC belongs to Paraburkholderia sp. FT54 and includes:
- the tssH gene encoding type VI secretion system ATPase TssH produces the protein MTHRDLSALLRRLNDHCARALADAAGLCETRAHRDIEVEHWLIKLLELGEGDLVAIVRSYELDVDGIWDGLLSAIERLPHELRGKPGLSNRLCKLLEAAWMRASLEADAPSIRSAHLLAALADAPHLLRAPDAWALLSLSSTQIERLKPELDWTSIEAPIADTGVQKFASRSSAKNAETNTPGRQRAAQRAQPVADALGRFTIDITQKAREGRIDPVFGRDVEIRQMVDILTRRRKNNPLLVGEPGVGKTALVEGLALKIAQGDVPAVIRDVSVLTLDLGLLQAGAGVKGEFEQRLKNVIEAVQQSRTPILLFIDEAHTLIGAGNTAGGADAANLLKPALARGELRTIAATTWSEYKQYFERDAALERRFQMVKVDEPDDANASLMLRGLKERYAQHHGVHITDAAVGAAVRLSRRYLTGRQLPDKAVDLLDTAAARVRMSTDATPVAISACLAQRAALEVERAALLEDQGATSADVGERIGAIELRLVEIASELHALEQAYAEQKEIVAALVALREQWRTATDESVRRDLQHEIKAAHDKLAAHGADALIQAEVDEAAIARVIADWTGVPVGSLLEDELSALLDLETRLGSVVVGQDDALEAIAKNLRAAKAGLKSDEAPLGVFLLTGPSGVGKTETARALADLMFGGERALVTINLSEYQEAHTVSQLKGSPPGYVGYGQGGVLTEAVRQRPYSVILLDEVEKAHRDVLNLFYQVFDRGFMRDGEGRVIDFRNTVIVMTSNLGSEQIMAATEADDEVTTAMLMEAIRPLLVEHFQPALLARFQTVVYRPLSADTLARIVRLKLDKVAQRIERRFSVPLVCSDALVAELVSACLLPDSGARNIDSLLDQQILPVLSRELLERISRQALPQGIRLAYSDEHGIVVDFADAAEVTT
- the tssE gene encoding type VI secretion system baseplate subunit TssE, encoding MTRGGPGLFEAITGHFSNGAPVDNFDAETQTFLSVQDNIQRILNSRRNGLAHLPDYGLDDLSEIYRHLPSSAHRLRHAIELTVLKYEPRVKSIDTLIRETEPGMLLSFTMCCDLHQEGLVRFGTHFTPDGQTRLDLLKSDLDRD
- a CDS encoding DMT family transporter; this encodes MDKTTNGWLSGLIGVLIFSGSLPATRVAVQGLDPLFLTVARATIAGTLGLLLLLVFRQARPSRREVIPLVIVALGVVVGFPLLTALALRHVSAAHAVVFVGLLPLATAIFGVLRGGERPQPAFWLFSALGSGAVVAFALRHGLDASPVGDALMLAAIVACGLGYAEGARLSRHLGGWQVISWALVLSLPLMLPLTVWTRPASFDGVSHASLWGLAYVSLFSMLIGFVFWYRGLALGGIAGVGQLQLLQPFFGLLLAGLLLHEQVPPAMILVTVVVVGCVAGARRFSRAAPARPAV
- the sapR gene encoding sap1 transcriptional regulator SapR gives rise to the protein MPTAFAQTVEARFAELTPTSKRVASYMLANLDRLGLETADQIAQQAGTSGISVGRFLRSIGYQNLDDLKRELRGAQERPWLITDRLDAFRRAAGQHDETVPDASSASTPNPALAHSLELEIGAIQHVYQLAQSPVFARVAERISNADAVYILGIQSTRGISNAFYSYLEYIRPRVFYSDGMSGSYVDSLNSGSDSPYLIVTDTRAYSKVARRYCEAATRRGLPFALITDIYCPWAREFDGDLLQVKTDVGQFWDSLAPLTCLFNLLISAIVERLGPRIDERVARNRELQSEFDQFDDL
- the ddpX gene encoding D-alanyl-D-alanine dipeptidase; its protein translation is MTDHRLVEITHATHGVDIDLVYATARNFTGKPIYKAAHCLLLEPAEAALRRAAELARQIGTTLRIFDAYRPPQAQQVLWDFLPDPTYVADLTRGSNHSRGTALDVTLLDAHGEELDMGTGFDAMTIESEHFHPGLPIDVQRNRMLLLGVMHGAGFTHIRNEWWHYELPGSRALPLIDNSASGPLRLM
- a CDS encoding GNAT family N-acetyltransferase: MSTTHPAPAASGSANAATPLIRDATEADLPAIQSIYAHHVLTGVASFEETPPSVDDLRTRLASVRSHGLPYMVAEIDGEVAGYCYATPYRPRAAYRNTIEDSIYVNDAYRGRGLGRVLLQALIERCETGPWRQMVAVIADGGSGGSLSLHTQLGFELTGTLKAVGFKHGRWLDTTLMQRPLGKGDSSVPDDVAP
- a CDS encoding putative glycolipid-binding domain-containing protein → MRELRWASEEGDGIEHLAFDAHEDGFAVESAVVGQRDGKPYGLHYRVRCDAQWHTRYAWLKIVGGGELELHGDGAGHWHDGHGLALSAIEGCIDIDIAATPFTNTLPIRRLQLAEGERQPISVAYISTPDLQVTRVEQAYSCIALHREYRYEGIFRNFTADMKVDDDGLVIDYPTLFTRLPRER
- a CDS encoding urea transporter; amino-acid sequence: MHAAATEAQSAALRTLLRSLGQIVLQANAFTGACLLAAWLLYDPRLACAALMGAVAANVSAVLAGYREDDTRAGLHGFNGALAGLAAFSFIADNATAGAVAILAATCTAWFVEPWSRWLLARGLGFFSSPCLIVTWLWLPIVTVNAPSVNVAPAHTLSATQLGSGLLASFAQTGFASDALPGLLVLIGIAAASRRHACWALIGAVFASAAHLLLGATTSSFDAGLLGFNGALTALALADCGVVAILGGVAVAVLLQAAAAHVGWPVMTAPFVLATWSVQWLKRRLVCGMAVGAAEPAKPVDAARAATTPAPARRAS